One stretch of Procambarus clarkii isolate CNS0578487 chromosome 35, FALCON_Pclarkii_2.0, whole genome shotgun sequence DNA includes these proteins:
- the LOC138371446 gene encoding uncharacterized protein has product MVVRNVESFLNWHMVCLPFKPAAGTNVPANIRIVDEAHTKVLWKVLATKSCRKILADLQMWFGKSRSPCQLEELFQQNQVKVIMMHGLAWSEAPLLCKRKSTKVGDCL; this is encoded by the exons atggtagtgaggaacgtggaaagcttcctgaattggcacatggtatgcctccctttcaaaccagcagctggcacaaatgttccagctaacatcagaatagtggatgaagcccacactaaagt gttgtggaaggtcctggcaacaaagagctgcaggaaaatacttgcagatctaca aatgtggtttgggAAGTCCAGAAGTCCCTGTCAGTTGGAAGAGTTGTTTCAACAGAATCAG gtgaaagtgattatgatgcatggactggcttggagtgaggctcctttactctgcaaaaggaaatctacaaaagtgg gtgattgtctctag